A single region of the Carassius gibelio isolate Cgi1373 ecotype wild population from Czech Republic chromosome A14, carGib1.2-hapl.c, whole genome shotgun sequence genome encodes:
- the LOC128027317 gene encoding small integral membrane protein 32-like, producing MLRQMLLNSTAAARDFDLMSNTHTQAPLSHGPVSVLALLKPTGRGSALREGEPDKPDLATYVVMCLVLFLLVLLIVFFINCQLRNSFFASMPYDRSLREARSSYK from the coding sequence ATGCTGAGGCAGATGCTGCTGAACTCCACGGCGGCAGCGCGAGACTTCGacctgatgagcaacacacacacgcaGGCGCCGCTGTCTCACGGGCCCGTGAGCGTGCTGGCCCTCCTGAAGCCTACGGGTCGCGGGAGCGCCTTACGGGAGGGCGAGCCTGACAAACCAGACCTGGCCACGTATGTGGTGATGTGCCTGGTGCTCTTCCTGCTGGTCCTCCTCATCGTGTTCTTCATCAACTGTCAGCTGAGGAACTCTTTCTTCGCCTCCATGCCTTACGACCGCTCACTGCGAGAGGCCCGCAGCTCCTACAAATGA